In Cetobacterium sp. ZOR0034, a single window of DNA contains:
- a CDS encoding glycosyltransferase yields the protein MKILISVIMTVYNAEDFLEETILSILKQTYQNFEFLIVNDNSTDRSLKILEKYEKLDNRIKVINLGKLGRGKALNVALENSKGEYIANIDSDDPSYSNRLEVQKEYLDKNSDVVLVGSDSIIIDEKSQKIGEMKNPRTYKEIKNIMPKKCPFNHSSVMYRKNVILKIGGYNQELSGQLDYDLWIRILKDFKAENIAQILVTKRIHKNQYFEGNILTKSYRLLLKNQVRAIKELKLSKINYIYIIRLIIKISIPRKIKLYIKNLNKNI from the coding sequence ATGAAAATTTTAATTAGTGTTATAATGACTGTTTATAATGCAGAAGATTTTTTAGAAGAGACTATTCTAAGTATATTGAAGCAAACATATCAAAATTTTGAATTTTTAATAGTTAATGATAACTCAACAGATAGAAGTTTAAAAATACTAGAGAAATATGAAAAGCTTGATAATAGGATTAAAGTTATAAATCTAGGGAAATTAGGACGAGGAAAAGCTTTAAATGTAGCTTTAGAAAATTCTAAAGGTGAATACATAGCTAATATTGATTCAGATGATCCATCATATTCAAATAGATTGGAAGTTCAAAAAGAATATTTAGACAAAAATTCTGATGTAGTTTTAGTTGGAAGTGATAGTATTATTATAGATGAAAAATCACAAAAAATAGGAGAAATGAAAAATCCTAGAACATATAAAGAAATAAAAAATATTATGCCAAAAAAATGTCCATTTAATCATAGTTCTGTAATGTATAGAAAAAATGTAATTTTAAAAATTGGTGGTTATAATCAAGAATTATCTGGACAATTAGATTATGATCTTTGGATAAGAATTTTAAAAGACTTTAAAGCTGAAAATATAGCACAAATTTTAGTAACAAAAAGAATACACAAGAATCAATATTTTGAAGGAAATATATTAACGAAGAGCTATAGATTACTTTTAAAAAATCAAGTAAGAGCAATAAAAGAATTAAAACTTTCTAAAATAAACTATATATATATAATTAGACTGATAATAAAAATATCAATACCAAGAAAAATAAAATTATATATTAAAAATTTAAATAAAAATATTTAA
- a CDS encoding dTDP-glucose 4,6-dehydratase, translating into MKKYLVTGGAGFIGANFVKYMLEKYENIEIVILDKLTYAGNLGTIREELKDSRVTFFKGDICNRELVENIFMAHDIDYVVNFAAESHVDRSIENPGIFLETNILGTQSLMEVAKAFWTVGKDSNGYPIYKEGKKFHHVSTDEVYGSLAKDWEIAKELILDPAVASIASGRANLQTYGDAMFLETTPLDPRSPYSASKTASDMIVMAYGETYKFPFNITRCSNNYGPYHFPEKLIPLIIKNILAGKKLPVYGKGDNVRDWLYVMDHCKGIDMVISKAEAHQIYNIGGFNEEQNINIVKLTIDTIARIMRDEPEYRSVLTTDVENINYDLITYVQDRLGHDARYAIDPTKIVTELGWYPETPFTEGIEKTIRWYLDNQAWVEEVASGDYQKYYNEMYKDR; encoded by the coding sequence ATGAAAAAGTATCTTGTGACAGGTGGTGCTGGGTTTATCGGTGCTAACTTTGTAAAATATATGTTAGAGAAGTATGAAAATATAGAGATAGTTATCTTAGATAAGTTAACTTACGCAGGGAATCTTGGGACTATAAGAGAAGAGTTAAAGGATAGCAGAGTAACTTTCTTTAAGGGAGATATCTGTAACCGTGAGTTAGTAGAGAATATATTTATGGCTCATGATATAGATTATGTAGTTAACTTTGCTGCTGAGTCTCATGTGGATAGAAGTATAGAAAATCCAGGGATATTCTTAGAGACAAATATTCTTGGAACACAAAGTCTGATGGAGGTTGCAAAAGCTTTCTGGACTGTTGGAAAGGATTCGAATGGTTATCCTATCTATAAAGAGGGGAAAAAATTCCATCATGTTTCAACAGATGAGGTATATGGAAGTTTAGCTAAGGACTGGGAGATTGCAAAAGAGTTAATCTTAGATCCGGCTGTGGCGAGTATAGCTTCTGGAAGAGCTAATCTTCAAACTTATGGAGATGCGATGTTCTTAGAGACGACTCCACTTGATCCTCGTAGTCCATATTCAGCATCAAAGACAGCGTCGGATATGATAGTTATGGCGTACGGAGAGACATATAAGTTCCCATTCAATATAACAAGATGTTCTAATAACTATGGACCTTACCACTTCCCAGAGAAGTTGATTCCTTTAATCATTAAGAATATCTTAGCTGGAAAGAAGTTACCAGTATATGGAAAGGGAGATAACGTAAGAGATTGGCTTTATGTTATGGACCACTGTAAGGGAATCGATATGGTAATATCAAAAGCAGAAGCTCACCAAATCTACAATATCGGTGGATTCAATGAAGAGCAAAACATCAATATTGTAAAATTGACTATAGATACTATAGCTAGAATAATGAGAGATGAGCCTGAATATAGAAGTGTATTAACTACAGATGTAGAGAATATAAACTATGATCTGATCACTTATGTTCAGGATAGACTAGGGCATGATGCTAGATATGCTATCGATCCTACAAAGATTGTAACTGAGCTGGGATGGTACCCAGAGACTCCTTTCACTGAGGGAATCGAAAAGACTATCAGATGGTATCTAGATAACCAAGCTTGGGTTGAAGAGGTAGCTTCTGGTGACTATCAGAAATATTATAATGAGATGTATAAGGATAGATAG
- a CDS encoding EpsG family protein, translating into MIAYYVILMYFLKNIIIKKTSKIIKKIEDIILLIFLSFSYYMGTDWLAYREIYNNIEDKNKFINTKIEMGYLLYNLLMKKIFRMDYTIFMGVTLFICAAILLKELRERSVNKELATFIYLSLYLYNACIEPVVRQLIATTIIIYALKYIDRQKIFRYLLFILIASQFHKTAIIFLGLYFLDKLNLNLKNTIFFVIVSIVAIENIEVIFSLFSKLVPGLQKFEFYFTNTRYGQRSINLVQIIKRLIMSSMYIYIVFFAYDYYFQKKNYIKNAAILFCIILNLQYKLNILYRFQNYLSFFLAIVLSSVGYVKILNKRKTSFQTILPIIYLIFFSSIFYKSITNSELNKFRYGNYKNYFIEILKGNRLTEKKVYIYQEKVMKMIYEEDNK; encoded by the coding sequence ATGATTGCTTATTATGTAATCTTAATGTATTTTTTAAAAAATATAATTATAAAAAAAACAAGTAAAATTATAAAAAAAATTGAGGATATTATATTATTAATCTTTTTATCATTTTCTTATTATATGGGGACGGATTGGTTAGCATATCGTGAAATATATAATAATATAGAAGATAAAAATAAATTTATAAATACTAAAATAGAAATGGGGTATCTATTGTATAATTTATTAATGAAAAAAATATTTAGAATGGATTATACAATATTTATGGGAGTTACATTATTTATTTGTGCAGCTATTTTATTAAAAGAATTAAGAGAAAGATCAGTAAATAAAGAGCTAGCAACCTTTATTTATTTAAGTTTATATTTATATAATGCTTGTATAGAACCAGTAGTAAGGCAATTAATAGCAACAACTATAATTATCTATGCATTAAAATATATAGATCGGCAGAAAATATTTAGATATCTTTTATTTATTTTAATAGCCTCTCAATTTCATAAAACAGCGATTATATTTTTGGGGTTATATTTTTTAGATAAATTAAATTTAAACTTAAAAAATACAATTTTTTTTGTTATTGTAAGTATTGTAGCTATTGAAAATATTGAAGTTATATTTTCATTATTTTCAAAACTAGTGCCAGGATTACAAAAATTTGAATTTTACTTTACAAATACCAGATATGGCCAGAGAAGTATAAATTTAGTTCAGATAATTAAAAGATTAATAATGTCAAGTATGTATATATATATAGTTTTTTTTGCATACGATTACTATTTTCAAAAAAAAAATTATATAAAAAATGCAGCTATATTATTTTGCATTATATTAAATTTACAATATAAATTGAATATATTGTATAGATTTCAAAATTATTTATCATTTTTCTTAGCGATAGTTTTGTCAAGTGTGGGATATGTTAAAATTTTAAATAAAAGGAAAACAAGCTTTCAAACGATATTGCCAATTATATACTTGATATTTTTTTCTAGTATTTTTTACAAAAGCATAACGAATAGTGAATTAAATAAATTTAGATATGGAAATTATAAAAATTATTTTATAGAGATTTTAAAAGGAAATAGATTAACAGAAAAAAAAGTGTACATTTATCAAGAAAAAGTGATGAAGATGATTTATGAAGAGGATAACAAATAA
- a CDS encoding lipopolysaccharide biosynthesis protein: protein MESSLKTKVLSSLIWKLLERTGIQGIQFVIQIVLARLLSPKDYGVIAIIMIFIALANVFIQSGFSTALIQKKNTDELDYSSVFYLSLGLAGILYFILYLCAPIIANFYKMNELINILRVLSLTLFLGAFNSIQNVFIAKNLDFKKQFFSSLIGIICSGVLGIVLAYKGFGVWTLVYQQLMNQLLICLVLLFIVKWRPKFLFSFKRIKKLFIFGSKLLISSLLDTLYMNLTSLVIGKFYNPAMLGYYNRGNQFPQLIVSNFNGAIQSVIFPTLAAEQHNKIRVKEIMRRSIVTSSYIIFPLMIGLIAVSEPLIKLLLTDKWLDCIPYLRIFCLSYALWPIHTANLQAINAIGRSDVFLKLEIVKKIIGLIILMISLKYGVFAIAIGVVISGLLASFINGYPNKKLLDYGYLEQMKDVLPSLILSLIMGIVIMILSKFNLSDLILILFQILVGIITYLGLSYSLKLECFMYILKILKRK, encoded by the coding sequence ATGGAAAGTAGTTTAAAAACAAAAGTATTATCTTCATTAATTTGGAAACTATTAGAAAGAACAGGGATTCAAGGAATACAGTTTGTTATTCAAATTGTGTTGGCTAGATTACTATCTCCAAAAGATTATGGAGTAATAGCTATAATAATGATTTTTATAGCCTTAGCAAATGTTTTTATTCAGAGTGGATTTAGTACAGCTCTTATACAAAAGAAAAATACAGATGAACTTGATTATTCATCTGTATTTTATCTAAGTTTGGGACTAGCAGGCATTTTATATTTTATTTTATATCTATGTGCACCTATAATAGCTAATTTTTATAAAATGAATGAATTAATTAATATTTTAAGAGTGCTATCTTTGACTCTTTTTTTAGGAGCTTTTAATTCAATTCAAAATGTATTTATTGCTAAAAATCTTGATTTTAAGAAGCAATTTTTTAGTAGCTTAATTGGAATTATATGTTCAGGAGTTTTAGGAATAGTTTTAGCTTATAAAGGATTTGGAGTTTGGACATTAGTTTATCAACAACTTATGAATCAACTGTTGATTTGTTTAGTTTTATTGTTTATAGTAAAGTGGAGACCAAAGTTTTTGTTTTCATTTAAAAGAATAAAAAAATTATTTATTTTTGGGAGTAAATTATTGATTTCATCATTATTAGATACACTATATATGAATCTGACAAGCTTAGTTATAGGAAAATTTTATAATCCAGCTATGTTGGGTTATTATAATCGTGGAAATCAATTTCCTCAATTAATTGTTTCCAATTTTAACGGAGCAATTCAATCTGTAATCTTTCCAACTCTTGCAGCAGAACAGCATAATAAAATAAGGGTAAAAGAAATTATGAGAAGATCAATTGTAACGAGTTCATATATAATTTTTCCTCTAATGATAGGATTGATAGCTGTATCAGAGCCTTTGATAAAATTATTATTAACAGATAAGTGGCTAGATTGCATTCCATATTTAAGAATATTTTGTCTTTCGTATGCACTTTGGCCTATTCATACAGCAAATTTACAGGCTATAAATGCTATCGGTAGAAGTGATGTATTTTTAAAATTAGAGATAGTAAAAAAAATAATTGGTTTAATAATTTTAATGATATCTTTAAAATATGGAGTTTTTGCAATAGCAATAGGAGTAGTTATATCAGGATTATTAGCATCATTTATAAATGGTTATCCTAATAAAAAACTGTTGGATTATGGATATTTAGAGCAAATGAAAGATGTGCTACCATCATTGATTCTTTCATTAATAATGGGAATAGTTATAATGATACTATCAAAATTTAATTTATCAGATTTAATTTTAATTTTGTTTCAAATTTTAGTTGGAATAATTACATACTTAGGATTATCATACAGTCTAAAATTAGAGTGTTTTATGTATATATTAAAAATATTAAAGAGAAAGTAA
- a CDS encoding acyltransferase, with translation MGFYTREELNKIGFKSIGENVLISDKCSIYSPQKISIGNNVRIDDFCILSGDIKIGNYIHIATYSALFGGAGIEMEDFSGISSRVTIYSVSDDYSGEFLTNPTVPSKFKKVEEGKVILKKHSLVGASTVVLPGVILGEGTSIGANSLVTKSTEEWSIYFGNPVKRLKARKKDLLELEKQLLEEDKNV, from the coding sequence ATGGGATTTTATACAAGAGAAGAGTTAAATAAAATAGGATTTAAATCGATTGGAGAAAATGTATTAATTAGTGATAAATGTAGTATATACTCTCCTCAAAAAATATCAATAGGAAATAATGTAAGAATAGATGATTTTTGTATTTTAAGTGGAGATATAAAAATAGGGAATTATATACATATAGCTACATATAGTGCTCTTTTTGGTGGTGCAGGAATAGAAATGGAAGATTTTAGTGGTATTTCATCAAGAGTTACTATCTATAGTGTTTCGGATGATTATAGTGGTGAATTTTTAACAAATCCGACAGTTCCTAGTAAATTTAAAAAAGTGGAAGAAGGAAAAGTAATTTTAAAAAAGCATTCATTAGTAGGAGCTAGTACAGTTGTATTACCCGGAGTTATATTAGGAGAAGGTACATCTATAGGTGCTAATAGTTTAGTTACTAAGTCAACAGAGGAATGGAGTATCTATTTTGGTAACCCGGTAAAAAGATTGAAAGCTAGAAAAAAAGATTTATTAGAATTGGAAAAACAATTATTAGAAGAGGATAAAAATGTTTGA
- a CDS encoding TDP-N-acetylfucosamine:lipid II N-acetylfucosaminyltransferase, with translation MKYLHIMPNEKFIVSYIEFIEKSFKINDHLFYIMSGVNYINIPNKKRVKSFNKKIKNSFLKKLYMILSYLRIYINMIKSKKIILHSLLSSLTILFLFFNPWFLKKCNWVMWGGDLYSYRNRNINSFKKKIYYKMEDYVKKNIGQISYLAEGDYYLAKEFYDVKGVGKRAIYINPVDLSSLEKYKDKKNNKDILNIQVGNSADPENNHLEILDKLEKFKGENIKIFVPLSYGNTENALKVKKYGEDKFGEKFIGMLEFFKPEKYAEYLSDIDILIFNHNRQQGLGNIFALAYLNKKIYMRSDISSWDYLKNDLNLEIHDVVEINKFEDLKKNQIISNKEKVLKTVYSDEYIKKIWEENFNV, from the coding sequence ATGAAATATTTACACATAATGCCAAATGAAAAATTTATAGTTTCATACATTGAATTTATAGAAAAGAGTTTTAAAATAAATGATCATTTATTTTATATAATGAGTGGAGTAAATTATATTAATATACCTAATAAAAAAAGAGTTAAATCCTTTAATAAAAAAATAAAAAATTCTTTTCTAAAAAAATTATATATGATTTTAAGTTATTTAAGAATATATATAAACATGATAAAAAGTAAAAAAATAATTTTACATAGTTTACTTAGTTCATTAACAATATTATTTTTATTTTTTAATCCATGGTTTTTAAAAAAATGTAACTGGGTTATGTGGGGAGGAGATTTGTATTCATATAGAAATAGGAATATAAATTCTTTTAAGAAAAAGATATATTATAAAATGGAAGATTATGTAAAAAAAAATATAGGACAAATTTCTTACTTGGCAGAAGGAGACTATTATTTAGCTAAAGAATTTTATGATGTTAAAGGAGTTGGAAAGCGAGCAATATATATAAATCCTGTTGATTTAAGTAGTTTAGAAAAATATAAAGATAAAAAAAATAATAAAGATATTTTGAATATTCAAGTTGGAAATTCAGCTGATCCTGAAAATAATCATTTAGAAATTTTAGATAAATTAGAAAAATTTAAAGGTGAAAATATTAAAATTTTTGTACCTTTATCATATGGTAATACTGAGAACGCTTTAAAAGTTAAAAAATATGGTGAAGATAAATTTGGGGAAAAATTTATAGGTATGTTAGAATTTTTCAAGCCTGAAAAATATGCAGAATATTTATCAGATATAGATATATTGATTTTTAATCACAATAGACAGCAAGGTCTAGGAAATATATTTGCATTGGCTTATTTAAATAAGAAAATTTATATGAGAAGTGACATTTCAAGTTGGGATTATTTAAAAAATGATTTAAATTTAGAGATTCATGATGTGGTAGAAATAAACAAATTTGAAGATTTAAAAAAAAATCAAATAATTTCAAATAAAGAAAAAGTACTTAAAACAGTTTATTCAGACGAATATATAAAAAAAATTTGGGAAGAAAATTTTAATGTTTAG
- a CDS encoding beta-ketoacyl-ACP synthase III: MFDVGVLAIGSYVPTKKLTNFDFEKTLETSNEWIVERTGIRERYIAEKNEKASDLALKAVQNLLSKNLVQKEEIDMIILSTATPDYKGYPSTACILQAKIGLKNIPCFDITAACSGLIYAISMANAYIKSGLYKNILVVSTEKNSEILDWQDRNTAVLFGDGASALVLSNTSKNIIKKIEISSDGENHKVLVVDPFIKMEGKEVFKYAVKEGTRLIEKVCLETNLTKEEIDIFIPHQANTRIIDGIAKKLKVDKNLFYSNVEKYGNTSSASIGIALDEVNREQKLDLSSKVALFSFGAGLSSGVLLFEYNEKI; encoded by the coding sequence ATGTTTGATGTAGGAGTTTTAGCTATAGGTAGCTATGTACCAACTAAGAAATTAACAAATTTTGATTTTGAAAAAACTTTAGAAACTTCAAATGAATGGATTGTAGAAAGAACTGGAATAAGAGAAAGATATATTGCTGAAAAGAATGAAAAAGCTTCAGATTTAGCTTTAAAAGCAGTTCAAAATTTATTATCTAAAAATTTAGTTCAAAAAGAAGAAATAGATATGATAATATTATCAACAGCAACGCCAGATTATAAAGGTTATCCTTCAACAGCTTGTATTTTACAAGCAAAAATAGGTTTAAAAAATATTCCATGTTTTGATATAACTGCTGCTTGTAGCGGATTAATATATGCTATAAGTATGGCTAATGCTTATATAAAATCAGGATTATATAAAAATATACTTGTTGTTAGTACAGAAAAAAATTCAGAAATTTTAGATTGGCAAGATAGAAATACAGCGGTTTTATTTGGTGATGGAGCATCAGCTTTAGTTTTATCAAATACTTCAAAAAATATAATAAAAAAAATAGAAATCTCTTCAGATGGTGAAAACCATAAAGTTTTAGTTGTTGACCCATTTATAAAAATGGAAGGTAAAGAAGTTTTTAAGTATGCTGTAAAAGAAGGAACTAGATTGATTGAAAAAGTTTGCTTAGAAACAAATTTAACTAAAGAAGAGATAGATATTTTTATACCTCATCAAGCTAATACTAGAATTATAGATGGAATAGCAAAAAAGTTAAAAGTAGATAAAAATTTATTTTATTCGAACGTTGAAAAATATGGAAATACTTCTTCTGCATCAATAGGAATAGCTTTAGATGAAGTAAATAGAGAACAAAAACTAGATTTAAGCTCAAAAGTAGCTTTATTCTCATTTGGAGCAGGATTGTCATCTGGAGTTCTATTATTTGAATACAATGAAAAAATTTAG
- a CDS encoding DegT/DnrJ/EryC1/StrS aminotransferase family protein, whose amino-acid sequence MEILKEKILVTKSFLPPFSEFSKEIEKIWESRWLTNMGPLHEEFKKGLTQCLKVKNTTLCSNGHLALEIALKALELPKAGEVITTPFTFASTTHAIVNCGLKPVFCDIEMQTYNLDAEKIESLITEKTVAIMPVHVFGNPCNVNKIEEIAKKYNLKVLYDAAHAFGVEIKDRGIGSFGDMSMFSLHATKVFNSIEGGALTYNNSDLQKKLRLYKNFGITGPETVEAVGLNCKMNEFQAAMGIVNLRYIDEQIQKRKDITNRYRTHLNSIEGISFIHDLEDVKHNYSYFPIVIDEEKFGKTRDELFDELQNYNIFTRKYFYPLITDFDCYKEEYKNVELKNAKYISDRVLTLPMYGDLELEIVDYICEAIGKIGG is encoded by the coding sequence TTGGAGATATTAAAGGAAAAAATATTAGTCACAAAATCTTTTTTACCACCATTCTCAGAATTTTCTAAAGAGATAGAGAAGATCTGGGAATCACGTTGGTTAACTAATATGGGACCATTACATGAGGAGTTTAAAAAAGGATTAACACAATGCTTGAAAGTAAAAAATACAACACTGTGTAGTAATGGACATTTGGCTTTAGAGATAGCTTTAAAAGCTTTAGAATTACCAAAAGCTGGAGAAGTAATAACAACTCCATTTACTTTTGCTTCAACAACACACGCAATAGTAAATTGTGGTTTAAAACCTGTGTTTTGTGATATAGAGATGCAAACTTATAATTTAGATGCAGAAAAAATAGAGAGCTTAATAACAGAAAAAACGGTTGCCATAATGCCTGTTCATGTATTTGGAAATCCTTGTAATGTAAATAAAATTGAAGAGATTGCTAAAAAGTATAACTTAAAGGTTTTATATGATGCAGCTCATGCTTTTGGAGTAGAGATTAAAGATAGAGGGATTGGAAGTTTTGGAGATATGTCTATGTTTAGCTTACATGCCACAAAAGTTTTTAATAGTATTGAGGGAGGAGCTTTAACATATAATAACTCTGACTTACAAAAAAAATTAAGATTATATAAAAACTTTGGAATAACAGGACCAGAAACAGTAGAAGCAGTTGGATTGAATTGTAAAATGAATGAATTTCAAGCTGCTATGGGAATTGTTAATTTAAGATATATTGATGAGCAAATTCAAAAAAGAAAAGATATTACCAATAGATATAGAACGCATTTAAATTCTATAGAAGGTATTAGTTTTATTCATGATTTAGAAGATGTTAAGCATAATTATTCATATTTTCCAATAGTAATAGATGAAGAAAAATTTGGTAAAACAAGGGATGAATTATTTGATGAATTACAAAATTATAATATTTTTACAAGAAAATATTTTTATCCATTGATAACAGATTTTGATTGTTACAAAGAAGAGTATAAAAATGTTGAATTAAAAAATGCTAAATATATCTCAGATAGAGTTTTAACTTTACCAATGTATGGAGATTTAGAACTAGAAATTGTTGATTATATATGCGAAGCGATAGGAAAGATTGGAGGGTAA
- the galU gene encoding UTP--glucose-1-phosphate uridylyltransferase GalU, which yields MKKITKAVIPAAGLGTRVLPATKAQPKEMLVIVDKPSLQYVVEELVESGIEDILIVTGRNKNSIEDHFDHSFELENTLARGGKDELLQKVETIHGMANIYYVRQNHPLGLGHAVLKAKSFIGDEPFVIALGDDIMYNPDKEVTAQLIEKYNEYGSSIIGVQEVDPKDVSKYGVVKPVEELDSRTVVMSDFVEKPKLEEAPSFKACLGRYLLTSDIFNYLEKTEAGKGGEIQLTDAILAMINDNKKVLAYDFEGKRYDIGNKIGLLKANIEFGLRSSETSEDLKEYLKSIKL from the coding sequence ATGAAAAAAATAACCAAAGCAGTTATTCCAGCAGCGGGATTAGGAACTAGAGTTTTACCTGCAACTAAAGCCCAGCCCAAAGAAATGTTGGTAATCGTTGATAAACCATCACTGCAATACGTAGTAGAGGAGCTAGTAGAGTCTGGAATAGAGGATATATTAATAGTAACAGGAAGAAACAAAAACTCGATAGAGGATCATTTTGATCATTCGTTTGAGTTAGAAAATACATTAGCTAGAGGTGGAAAGGATGAACTTTTACAAAAAGTTGAGACTATTCATGGTATGGCTAATATATATTATGTAAGACAAAACCATCCTTTAGGATTAGGACATGCTGTATTAAAAGCTAAGAGTTTTATAGGAGATGAACCTTTTGTAATAGCTCTTGGAGATGATATAATGTACAATCCTGATAAAGAGGTAACAGCACAACTTATAGAGAAGTATAATGAATATGGTTCTTCTATAATAGGTGTTCAAGAGGTAGATCCAAAGGATGTATCTAAATATGGAGTAGTAAAACCAGTAGAGGAACTTGATTCTAGAACTGTAGTTATGTCTGATTTTGTTGAGAAACCAAAGTTAGAAGAAGCGCCATCATTTAAGGCTTGTTTAGGAAGATATCTATTAACATCAGATATATTTAACTACTTAGAAAAAACAGAAGCTGGTAAAGGTGGAGAGATTCAACTTACAGATGCTATTTTAGCTATGATAAATGATAATAAAAAAGTTTTAGCTTATGACTTCGAAGGAAAAAGGTATGACATAGGGAATAAAATTGGATTATTAAAAGCTAATATAGAGTTTGGACTACGTAGTTCTGAAACAAGCGAAGATTTAAAAGAGTACCTGAAATCGATAAAATTATAA
- the rfbA gene encoding glucose-1-phosphate thymidylyltransferase RfbA, with protein sequence MKGIILAGGSGTRLYPLTKAISKQIMPVYDKPMIYYPLSVLMLAGIREVLIISTPRDLPVFKELLGDGSDLGMVFQYKIQEEPKGLAEAFIIGEEFIGDDSVALVLGDNIFFGQGFSPVVKKAAKLEDGAEIFGYLVQDPRAYGVVEFDENLNVVSLEEKPEVPKSKFAVPGLYFYDNSVIEKAKNLKPSKREELEITDLNRIYMEEKNLKVNLLGRGFAWLDTGTHSSLLEASNFIETIQNRQGHYVACIEEIAYRNRWISKEKLLELANPLMKTEYGQYLVEISEEI encoded by the coding sequence ATGAAGGGAATAATTTTAGCAGGAGGGTCAGGAACTAGGCTTTATCCTCTAACAAAAGCTATAAGTAAGCAAATAATGCCGGTGTACGATAAGCCGATGATCTATTATCCATTATCTGTATTGATGTTAGCTGGAATAAGAGAGGTTTTGATAATTTCAACACCTAGAGATTTGCCAGTATTTAAAGAGTTATTAGGAGATGGAAGTGATTTAGGAATGGTATTCCAGTATAAAATCCAAGAAGAGCCAAAAGGATTAGCAGAAGCTTTTATAATTGGAGAAGAGTTCATAGGTGATGATAGTGTTGCTTTAGTTTTAGGAGATAATATCTTCTTTGGTCAAGGGTTCTCACCAGTTGTAAAAAAAGCTGCAAAGTTGGAAGATGGAGCAGAGATATTTGGATACTTAGTACAAGACCCAAGAGCTTATGGTGTAGTAGAGTTTGACGAGAATTTAAATGTAGTATCATTAGAGGAAAAACCAGAAGTACCAAAATCTAAATTTGCAGTGCCGGGATTATATTTCTATGACAATAGTGTAATAGAAAAAGCTAAAAATTTAAAACCTTCTAAAAGAGAAGAGTTAGAAATAACTGATTTAAATAGAATCTATATGGAAGAGAAAAATTTAAAAGTGAATCTTTTAGGTAGAGGATTTGCATGGCTAGATACAGGGACACATTCATCTTTATTAGAAGCTTCTAACTTTATAGAAACTATTCAAAATAGACAAGGACACTATGTAGCTTGTATAGAAGAGATTGCTTACAGAAATAGATGGATAAGCAAAGAGAAACTATTGGAATTAGCTAATCCATTGATGAAGACAGAGTATGGTCAGTACTTAGTTGAGATTAGTGAAGAGATATAG